One window of the Pieris brassicae chromosome 4, ilPieBrab1.1, whole genome shotgun sequence genome contains the following:
- the LOC123708537 gene encoding uncharacterized protein LOC123708537, protein MAVVISRIYLHTGAVLVLAGSASGRVAGKMGGYSNKMGGKSTSGINEEIIWISISMAIAIAVLIAIALCYILKEKCTKRQAYKEQS, encoded by the exons ATGGCGGTTGTAATAA GCCGAATATACCTGCATACGGGCGCTGTGCTCGTGTTGGCTGGCAGCGCCTCAGGCAGGGTTGCTGGCAAAATGGGCGGATACTCTAACAAAATGGGAG gaAAGTCGACAAGTGGCATCAATGAAGAGATAATTTGGATTAGTATAAGTATGGCGATCGCGATCGCTGTGTTAATTGCAATCGCCCTTTGTTACATTCTTAAAGAAAAGTGCACTAAGCGACAGGCTTACAAGGAACAATCATGA